A section of the Hevea brasiliensis isolate MT/VB/25A 57/8 chromosome 17, ASM3005281v1, whole genome shotgun sequence genome encodes:
- the LOC110645257 gene encoding uncharacterized protein At3g06530 isoform X1, producing the protein MATTIASQLQAIRSVIQADSEPQKRPITRPSILFDPKEAADIDIDTILSIAHSGLEVLISVNDRFRNYKNDLFSHKSKELDREMMTQDENNSINATIGSYLKLLSGHLQLPASHKTLEYLMRRYKIHIYNAEDLILCALPYHDTHAFVQIVQLIDTRNSKWKFLDGVKVSGAPPPRNVVVQQCIRDMGVLEALCNYASPTRKFQSSRPVISFCTAVIIEALGSLTIVNSDVVKRMLPFVVSGLQPVTKVGSDHKAGAMMIVGLLANKVALAPKLVKSLIRSISEMVHEDAKESTDLQWLRLSLMALINLVQSMDTFPKKALDILKETGDIVGVLLELSKEFNIDRFLSVLLESLVDNSSSDDASCRTLISIIETVPVKNFVEHLVSRVLLSCIKMTQRNDNPIPSESGSWAKMILMVVNKNYPSELHQAVHKFLEDTKTQSKKDVAVFETLCKMLDGNLDLSVATSDSKMWLGLHHPKAEVRRATLSGLKTSGVLKTSGIDSQRLVNIRDAILRQLYDDDLTVVQASLSLEGLSKIISASDFLEALDNVLKRCGGTKWSNKCTLLGDVVVSFLKIAISTFHDQADYSKKLAARIFPLLLIFPKTQRLNLKVLELVKEMDWPLYHNLNGIPTEEMNLQRENISVVNMKIVSSLAETLTMHPDEYASWLIKSQNDFSSSKTLFFLVVMQSFLNSKKDSGQFLALFEACFPVLKTEWEVFESAADIYENEFNKEMIHWDCQRFLDQLVDSDANALNADILICVFWRLLEVFSSIATADVLLDDNGKWLSSKCRELFVFFASSQWKHVFKEHLHYLATKCKISPINFLSGFFTDEDFPVAVQVESLHCLAFLCLEPDDRLLFQLLANFPSLLVPLASDSQDMRIAAMGCIEGLYALSRRVDYLSKKNGNNANWSHFLEELLGLIVQQKRVILSDKNFLPSLLTSLLGSSRGSLLVPQNVEQRFDKPTKEKVLAFVLGYALQLSAHAKLMIIFLLKGLGNMIMCIKDVEVFLSQLLTRRKQFYFEADKSFHKLSKTEVKILCLLLEICATPPSSFEGCAFEDYLLEALHLDGHSLEEYAIAEPCITVLQKLTCQFYSGLTTEKQGLLFRELVVLFRSANIDIQNATREALLRLNITCSTVVHALDFIFKQHSGKTDSAYGRKKKKKSMAHQTSTSDHNLVCKGETDLHSLSSLLDILILKKDMANRESLIGPLFELLGKMFSDEWVLIQDKNWVQSSSGFSQTMSSTVRYIQHALLLILEDIIASSVKTVPLKDDIPNKIDIKMLVECSRSAKDGVTRNHIFSLLSSIIKVIPDKMLEHILDILTVIGESTVTQIDNYSQRVFEDLIAAVVPCWLVKTNNPEKLLQIFVNVLPAVAEHRRLSIIVYLLRKLGERNSLASLLVLLFQLLVSRKGLSYLEDTQTSDGLTSFVKREWEYAFAVQICEQFSCMIWLPSIVTQLQLIGTGHLCQELFMQLRFVMEFILQKLQDPELSFKLESTEDSDSIQTTLQELMEHVVFLLQLVDTRRKQIICPVMIKKELKECICAVLRTITTVMSPASYFRGIINLLGHSDGNVQKKALGLLCVTLRDLESINSRLKGRRELNARSGANWLHMDETAIESFHKMCLEIVRLVDDMIDEVDTSLKLSAVSTLEVLAHSFSSDYSIFSICLPYITRGISSHDLAISTGCLRTTGALVNVLGPKSLTELPRIMKNVVKLSHEISSRSGDENNSVALSTSKESFMQSILVTLEAVVDNLGGFLNPYLEEVIGLMVLGPEYTTESKPKLKSKADVIRRLLTEKIPVRLALPPLLKIYSDAVVSGDPSVAITFEMLARLVSKMDRSSVGGHHGKIFDLCLCALDLRRQHPVSIHNIDIVEKSVISAMISLTMKLTESMFRPLFISSIDWAESRVGEITNGGGVSVDRSIALYGLVNKLAENHRSLFVPYFKYLLEGCIRNLLDAADGKGAGLIRKKKKAKIQEAGNDLKDKNSVLSLKSWHLKALVISALHKCFLYDTGSTKFLDSANFQASNLYLLT; encoded by the exons ATGGCCACAACCATAGCTTCGCAGTTGCAGGCAATTAGGTCTGTCATACAAGCCGATTCGGAGCCCCAAAAGCGACCCATCACTCGGCCTTCTATTCTGTTCGATCCTAAAGAAGCTGCCGATATTGATATTGATACCATACTCAGTATTGCACATTCag GTTTGGAAGTTCTTATAAGTGTGAACGATCGCTTTAGAAACTATAAGAATGATCTGTTCAGTCATAAAAGTAAAGAATTGGATAGAGAAATGATGACTCAAGACGAAAATAACAGTATTAATGCTACCATTGGTTCGTACCTGAAGTTACTCTCGGGACATCTTCAACTACCTGCTTCCCACAAGACACTTGAATATTTGATGCGCAGATACAA GATTCACATATACAATGCTGAGGATTTGATTTTATGTGCCTTGCCATACCATGACACACATGCTTTTGTCCAAATAGTTCAGCTAATCGACACAAG AAATAGTAAATGGAAGTTTTTGGACGGTGTCAAAGTCTCGGGTGCACCACCTCCTAGAAATGTTGTGGTGCAGCAGTGTATTCGGGATATGGGAGTTTTGGAGGCTCTGTGCAATTAT GCATCTCCAACAAGAAAGTTTCAATCTTCAAGACCGGTCATCAGCTTTTGCACAGCAGTTATTATTGAAGCTTTGGGTTCTTTAACCATTGTTAATAGCGATGTTGTGAAGAGAATGCTTCCATTTGTAGTTTCTGGGCTTCAGCCTGTCACCAAAGTAGGTTCAGATCACAAG GCTGGTGCTATGATGATTGTTGGTTTGCTAGCAAATAAAGTTGCATTGGCTCCTAAGCTTGTTAAAAGTTTGATTCGGTCGATTTCTGAGATGGTTCATGAAGATGCAAAAGAGTCAACTGATCTGCAATGGCTTCGTTTATCACTTATGGCTTTAATTAACCTTGTTCAG TCAATGGATACATTTCCGAAGAAAGCTTTGGACATTTTGAAGGAAACTGG GGATATTGTGGGAGTTCTTTTAGAACTCTCTAAAGAGTTCAATATTGATAGGTTCCTTTCTGTGCTTTTGGAATCTCTGGTTGACAACAG TTCTTCTGATGATGCAAGTTGTCGCACTTTGATATCCATTATAGAGACTGTTCCAGTAAAGAATTTTGTTGAACACTTGGTATCAAGGGTCCTCTTATCTTGCATAAAAATGACACAGAGAAATGACAATCCAATACCATCTGAATCAG GGAGCTGGGCTAAGATGATTTTGATGGTTGTTAATAAGAATTATCCATCTGAACTTCATCAAGCAGTTCACAAATTCTTGGAG GATACCAAAACCCAATCCAAGAAAGATGTTGCAGTATTTGAAACTTTATGTAAGATGTTGGATGGGAACTTGGATCTGTCAGTGGCTACATCAGATTCTAAAATGTGGTTAGGTCTGCACCATCCAAAG GCCGAAGTCCGACGTGCTACACTGTCTGGTTTAAAGACATCTGGCGTTTTGAAAACCTCTGGCATTGATTCCCAG AGGCTTGTAAATATTCGAGATGCAATATTACGCCAGCTTTATGATGATGATCTGACTGTTGTTCAAGCATCTTTATCTCTTGAGGGATTGTCCAAAATAATCAGCGCTTCTGATTTTCTTGAAGCATTGGATAACGTACTTAAAAGATGTGGTGGCACCAAATGGTCAA ATAAATGTACTCTGCTTGGTGATGTGGTTGTTTCATTCTTGAAGATTGCTATCTCAACCTTCCATGATCAGGCTGATTATTCAAAGAAACTTGCTGCCAGGATATTTCCTTTACTCCTAATTTTCCCCAAG ACTCAGAGGCTAAATTTGAAGGTTTTGGAATTAGTAAAGGAAATGGACTGGCCATTGTACCATAATCTTAATGGTATCCCCACTGAAGAAATG AATTTGCAACGTGAAAACATATCGGTAGTTAATATGAAGATTGTTAGCAGCTTGGCTGAAACATTGACAATGCACCCTGATGAATATGCATCTTGGCTTATCAAGAGCCAAAACGACTTTAGTTCATCCAAGACACTTTTCTTCTTGGTTGTGATGCAGTcatttctaaattcaaagaaag ATAGTGGGCAGTTTTTGGCACTTTTTGAAGCTTGCTTCCCTGTTTTAAAGACTGAGTGGGAAGTTTTTGAGTCTGCTGCTGATATTTATGAGAATGAG TTTAATAAGGAGATGATACACTGGGACTGCCAAAGATTCTTAGATCAGCTAGTTGATTCTGATGCCAATGCATTAAACGCAGACATTCTAATTTGTGTCTTTTGGAGGTTACTGGAGGTGTTTTCTTCAATAGCAACTGCCGATGTCTTGTTG GATGATAATGGCAAGTGGTTAAGCAGCAAATGTAGGGAATTGTTTGTCTTCTTTGCGAGCTCTCAATGGAAGCATGTTTTTAAGGAGCATCTTCATTACCTTGCTACAAAGTGCAAGATCTCTCCTATTAATTTTCTATCTGGGTTTTTCACAGATGAAG ATTTTCCTGTTGCTGTCCAAGTTGAGAGTCTTCACTGTCTTGCGTTTCTTTGTTTGGAACCTGATGATAGATTGCTGTTTCAACTTCTGGCcaattttccttcacttcttgTTCCACTTGCCAGTGATAGCCAG GATATGAGAATTGCTGCCATGGGCTGCATTGAAGGACTCTATGCACTTTCACGTCGTGTTGACTATTTAAGCAAGAAAAATG GGAACAATGCAAATTGGAGTCATTTCCTTGAAGAACTTTTGGGTTTAATTGTCCAACAAAAAAGGGTTATATTATCAGACAAGAACTTTCTACCTTCTTTGTTGACTTCCTTGCTTGGCTCATCACGTGGTAGTCTTCTAGTGCCACAAAATGTTGAACAGAG ATTTGATAAACCTACGAAGGAAAAGGTTCTTGCTTTCGTCTTGGGTTATGCTCTTCAACTTTCTGCACATGCTAAG CTAATGATTATATTTTTGCTCAAAGGATTGGGGAATATGATAATGTGCATTAAAGATGTTGAAGTGTTTTTGTCCCAACTTCTGACAAGACgcaaacaattttattttgagGCAGACAAGTCATTCCATAAATTGTCCAAAACTGAAGTCAAGATCTTGTGCCTTTTACTGGAG ATCTGTGCTACACCACCTTCTTCATTTGAGGGATGTGCTTTTGAAGATTATTTATTGGAGGCTCTGCAC TTGGACGGTCACTCTTTGGAAGAATATGCCATTGCAGAACCTTGTATTACCGTTTTGCAGAAGCTAACTTGTCAATTTTACAGTGGCTTGACGACTGAGAAACAG GGGCTACTGTTTCGTGAGCTTGTGGTTTTGTTCCGGAGTGCTAATATTGATATACAAAACGCAACCAGAGAAGCCTTGCTGCGTTTGAAT ATTACTTGCTCTACGGTTGTCCATGCACTTGATTTTATATTCAAACAACATAGTGGCAAAACTGATTCAGCATATgggaggaaaaagaagaagaaatcaaTGGCGCATCAAACGTCAACGTCAGATCATAATTTGGTTTGTAAGGGGGAAACTGATTTACATTCACTGAGCTCCCTGCTTGACATATTGATACTGAAGAAAGATATGGCTAACAG GGAATCTCTTATTGGGCCTTTGTTTGAGCTTCTTGGAAAAATGTTTTCAGATGAGTGGGTACTCATTCAAGATAAAAACTGGGTTCAATCTTCTTCTGGCTTTTCCCAGACCATGTCCAGTACAGTGCGTTACATTCAGCATGCGCTCTTATTAATACTGGAAGATATTATTGCTTCATCTGTAAAAACTGTCCCACTAAAG GATGACATACCAAATAAAATAGACATCAAAATGTTGGTTGAGTGTTCCCGTTCTGCAAAGGATGGGGTCACGCGCAACCATATATTCTCACTGTTATCCTCAATTATAAAGGTCATTCCAGACAAGATGTTGGAACATATATTGGATATACTTACTGTTATTGGAGAATCAACTGTTACTCAG ATTGACAACTACTCGCAACGTGTGTTTGAGGATCTTATAGCTGCAGTTGTTCCCTGTTGGCTGGTAAAGACAAACAACCCAGAGAAATTGCTCCAG ATTTTTGTGAATGTGTTACCTGCTGTGGCTGAGCATCGGAGGTTGTCAATTATAGTGTACCTGTTAAG GAAATTGGGAGAACGTAATAGCTTGGCTTCCCTGCTTGTCCTTCTTTTCCAGTTGTTAGTTTCAAGGAAAGGACTATCTTACCTTGAGGATACACAAACTTCAGATGGTCTTACATCTTTTGTAAAACGAGAGTGGGAGTATGCTTTTGCTGTGCAGATATGTGAGCAATTTTCATGCATGATATGGCTTCCATCCATTGTTACGCAGCTTCAACTTATAGGAACTGGTCATTTATGCCAAGAACTGTTCATGCAATTGCGATTTGTAATGGAGTTCATTTTGCAAAAATTGCAAGATCCAGAATTATCTTTCAAGCTTGAATCAACTGAAGATTCTGATAGCATCCAG ACAACTCTTCAAGAACTCATGGAGCATGTCGTTTTTCTTTTACAACTTGTTGACACAAGAAGAAAGCAAATAATTTGTCCTGTTATGATAAAGAAAGAATTAAAAGAGTGTATATGTGCCGTCTTGAGGACTATCACAACAGTTATGAGTCCTGCATCATACTTTAGAGGGATCATCAATTTGCTTGGCCATTCAGATGGAAATGTGCAAAAGAAG GCTCTTGGACTTCTTTGTGTGACATTAAGGGACCTTGAGTCAATTAATTCAAGGCTTAAGGGAAGAAGGGAACTAAATGCAAGATCAGGTGCTAATTGGCTCCATATGGATGAGACTGCTATTGAATCTTTTCATAAGATGTGTTTGGAAATTGTTCGTTTAGTTGATGATATGATAGATGAAGTTGATACTTCATTGAAACTTTCAGCAGTTTCCACTCTGGAAGTCTTGGCTCACAGCTTTTCTTCTGATTATTCTATCTTCAGCATTTGCCTTCCCTATATAACAAGAGGAATTAGTTCACACGACCTGGCCATTTCTACTGGCTGCCTTCGAACGACTGGTGCTTTGGTTAATGTGCTTGGACCAAAATCATTAACTGAGCTTCCTAGAATAATGAAAAATGTGGTTAAATTATCTCATGAAATCAGTTCTCGCAGCGGTGATGAAAACAACTCTGTTGCACTATCAACTTCAAAAGAATCTTTCATGCAGTCTATTCTTGTCACTTTGGAGGCAGTTGTGGACAATCTTGGTGGCTTTTTAAATCCATACCTTGAAGAGGTTATAGGACTAATGGTTCTTGGTCCTGAGTATACAACAGAATCCAAACCAAAGCTGAAATCGAAAGCTGATGTAATACGGAGGCTCCTTACTGAGAAAATCCCT GTTCGACTTGCACTCCCTCCTTTGCTGAAGATATATTCTGATGCTGTGGTGTCTGGGGATCCAAGTGTGGCAATTACTTTTGAAATGCTAGCTAGATTAGTTAGTAAGATGGATAGATCATCTGTTGGTGGTCACCATGGAAAAATTTTTGACCTCTGCTTGTGTGCTCTTGATCTTCGTCGTCAACACCCTGTTTCAATTCACAACATTGATATTGTTGAAAAAAGTGTCATCAGTGCTATGATTTCTCTGACAATGAAACTTACCGAGTCCATGTTCAGGCCTCTCTTTATCAGTAGTATTGATTGGGCAGAGTCACGTGTGGGAGAAATTACCAATGGGGGGGGTGTATCTGTGGACAGGTCCATTGCCTTGTATGGTCTGGTGAACAAGCTTGCTGAGAATCATAG GTCTCTTTTTGTCCCTTACTTCAAGTACTTGCTTGAGGGTTGCATACGGAATCTTTTGGATGCTGCAGATGGGAAAGGTGCTGGCTTGATTCGAAAGAAAAAGAAAGCCAAGATTCAGGAAGCAGGAAATGATTTAAAAGACAAAAACAGTGTGTTATCACTAAAAAGTTGGCACCTAAAGGCATTAGTCATATCAGCTTTACATAAATGTTTTCTGTATGACACTGGGAGCACAAAATTTCTTGACTCAGCAAATTTCCAGGCTAGTAATCTCTACCTTCTCACTTAA